The following DNA comes from Fretibacterium sp. OH1220_COT-178.
GTCGAAATGGATGAGTCCACGCCCTCAAACTACTACTCGGATCTCTGGCGTGCACAGAGAAAGAGGACGTCCGGGTACGGGTTCTTCCAGGCCTCGAAGGGGCGCACGGACCGCACGCTTGTTACCTTGAACAACGGCCTCACCTTCCTGGAGTGGCAGATTCTGAAGGCAAACAGCCTGAACATCGATTTCGACACGGTCTATGGTTCCTCGAACAGCGCGCGGGACGGCTTTATCCCGGCCGTCAAGGAATTGCTCGAAAAGATCAAGGAACCCTCCGGACGTTATTATATCGGCATCGCGGAGCCCGGCGAGGATGGGGTCACGCCGCGTCTCGAGCTGATCTTTGAGGGGAAGAAGATCGTCGAGGCCCGTTACAACGAGATCCTCGCGGACCGTCCGGAGGCGATTCGCGACGGCGGGCTGAAGAAGTACTTCCGGCAGAGCAGGAGGGATTCCGTCTATTACCGTGCGGATACGAAAGGGTCGTTCAACGCTTTCGTGGATAAGCTGACGGCGGCGATCCTGGAGAAGCAGTCACTGGACGTGTCCGTCGAGCCGGGGTCGCCGGAGGCCGGGAATTACGCTCGTCTGGCCGCGAAAATTCAGCCGGTTGTGGACGAATACCTGGCGCAGGGGTATACCCACGATATCGGAAAGATCGCGGAGAAGCCGGAGAACTGGACTCCGAAGGGTGGGGCTGGAGATGCCCATCTGAACGATCTGCTTCTTGAGGTGGTCCCGGGGTCTGCGGGCTATGATCCCGCCAAAGGGACGTATTCGGTCGCCCTGACAGCAACGAACAAGGGCGAGGGCAACTATGTGGTTCATATGGAATCCTTCTTCCTGAACGTCAAGACCCCGGAGAATGCCTGGGATACGGTCGGAGGAGGCGATTCGAGTGTTATTACCCTTGCACCGGGCGAAGTTCGGGAGCTGCGGTTGAATTTTTCCCCCGTCCTGAAGACCGACACTCAGGTGAGCGTCAAATACCTGAAGTATGCTGGGGTGGACAAGCTCTATTTTACATTCGACCTTCCCAATCCCTAGTCTCTGCGTTGAGGCCAGGAGTTCTGCGGCCGATCCCGCCGTGCCTTGGCGGAAGCTGAGATAAACGAGCGCCCCGGTGCTGCACCGGGGCGCTCGTTTATTGAATGGTCACCGACACAGCCTGAGACCGGCCGTCCCGAAGAATCCGGCCGTCCGCTACAGGTAACCGTTCTCCTTGAGGATGGCCTTGGCCTTTTCCACGTGCTTCGCCGGCATCTTGATGACGGGGCCGGTGCAGCCCATAGCGGACTCGGCGTAGATGTTGGCCTTCCAGAGGGCCCGTACCGCGTTCTCGATCTCCAGAACGTCGATGCCGTGCACCTCGTCGTCCGTGGGCTCCGCAGGAGGGGCCTTGACCTCCTCCATGCATTCCGCCTTGGGCGTCAGAGCCGCTATCTCGTCCTCCAGCCCCGCCCTCTTGGCGGCAGCCAGCTCGGCGGCCACCTTGTCCGGCAGCCCGCCGCCGACGACCGAGGCGGTGTAGGAGAGCGCGTTGGCGATCACCGGTGCGCCGGACGCGCGCGAGATGATGGACACGACGTTCCTCCAGCCCTCGCCGCAGGAGGGGCCGTAACCCCATCCCGTGGCCTCGTAGGATCCGCCCGTGGTGAAGGAGGAGAACATCTTCATCAGAACGTTGCCCGACAGCGTGTCCGTGACGCACACGTCCACGGCTCCGGCAAGGATGTCGTTGCCGCGCAGGACCGCGCCGCCGTCCTTGCGGACCGAGGCGCCGAAGGTGATGGGATACCCCTTCTCCTTCAGATGGGTGAGTGCGCGAAACACGGGCTGTGCCGTGTCCACGTTGAGGATGCCGACCGTCGGATTCTCAATGCCCATCGCCTTTGCGGTGGCGATTCCGTAGATCGCATTGCGCAGCATCGCCTCGCCCCGGACCGTGGCGGAGGTCCCGGTGGTCGAGGCCAGGATCATGGCCTTGCCCTTGCCCGGCGTCATGACGCGACCGATGGTGGTCACGCCCAGCGGAAAGGGGAAGTGGAGGGCGACGGCCCCGGCGATTCGGCCGTCCTTGAGCGCGGCCTCCAGAGTCGAGGAGATGTCCGCCTCGCAATCCGGGGTCTCGATCCACTCCAGGTCCTCGAACCCGGCGATACGCGGGCCGATCATGACGGGCTTGACGTTGCCGTAGGTCTCCTGGGCCAGGCGTGCACCGCGCGCCAGCTCCTCGGAGCCCAGTTCGCTGCCGGCGGCCATCAGCCCAATTTTTGCCTTGGGCCCGCCGCTTTTGGCCGCATCGATGATCTCGGCCAGGGCGGAGCCGACTATTTTCCTGATCTCGTCAGACATGAGTTTCCGCCCCCTCAGTTCAGCTTTCCGGCGATTTCGGAGAGCGCCTCCAGGATCAGGGACTTGACGTCGTCCTTGCTGACGGCCCCGGCTGCCGAGGCACCGCTGGGAGCTTCGATGATGAAGGAGGCCCCGTCGGCCAGATTCGTCAGACGGGCCAGGAACAGGCTGCCCTTGCCGATCACCATGGCGCGCTTCATGGAGCCGTCGCGGATGGCCTCGCAGGCGAAGCCGACGAACGGCACGCCCGAGGGGATGTGCCCCTGCGTGTGGGCGAAGCCCACCGTACCGTGCTTCTTGATGAAGGCTTCCATGTCGGCCTTCTCGATGGCCTTTTTCATGACGGCCAGGGCCGCGATCATCTTGATGTTGGCCAGGGGCACGTCGCCGGCGCCGGCCGGAAGGGTGATCTCGGGGATATGAAGCTCGGCTGCGAACTTGTCGACGTCCGTGAAGGTCAGGCCCGCGGCCTGGAGCGGCTCGTAGACCAGCACGGAGGTAACCGCCTGCGGCGCGGCGCCCGCGCCCACCGTGTGCTTGCCCAGGACGTCGAGACGCATGACCGGATTTTTCCCGTCGTCGGGGACCAGCAGGGCGGCGAAGCTTCCCATGCAATCCTCGAGAGCCAGCAGACCTTTCTTGACGTGGTCGCGGCTGTTCATGTAGAGCTTGGGGATGGATCCGCCCGCCACGACGACGCAGTTCTTGCGCGCTCCACTGGCGACCTGGCTGGCTGCGGCGATCATCGCGTTGACGGGCCCGGCGCAGAAGCCGCGCACGTCGCAGCCGGAGGCGTTGGTGCAGCCGGCGACCTCGGCGATGGCCTTGGCGAAGTTGCCGCCGGCCCTCTGGTTCATGTCGCCGGCGCCCTCCTCCGAGCACTCGATGATGAAATCGATGTCGGTGGGGGCCAGGCCGCTGTTCTTGATGAGGTGCAGCAGAGAGAGGACCCCCGAGGCCTTGTTGGCCAGGTTCTCCATCAGGACGTGAGCGAAGAGGCAGTCGTCCACCGCATGGCCGCTGCGAACGCAGCCCACGACTTTGCCGCCGAAACGCAGGTACTCGCCGTGGCGCTCCTTGACCTCGGCCTCGATCGTTGCGAGGTCCTGCATGTTTTTCGGACGCACCACGCGCTTGACGATCGACTCCGTGATCACGGGGTCCTGGGCCAGCTTGGCGCTGACCGCCTCGGCGAAACCCTTCTCCAGCCAAACGAGCTCGAACTCGTCGCAGGCCGCCATCAGGCCGAGGAACTCATCCTCCGGCATGATCTCCCCGAACTTGCCGTAGCGTTTCGCGTCGCCCAGACGGTTCTCGGTCCAGGGCGTCTTGGCGGCCTCGAACTCCTTGTAGCTCAGGCCTCCGATATAGGCCTGGTTGGGTGCAAACTGCATGGCCTGTTCGTAGGTCTGAAGGTGCTTGGGAAGGGAATCGACGAACTCCTTCTCCTTGCCCTCCCTGCGGGCGTGGTAGGGGGTGGTGCCGTAGTACATTCCCGTCTCAGGCATGTGGT
Coding sequences within:
- the grdC gene encoding glycine/sarcosine/betaine reductase complex component C subunit beta, whose protein sequence is MSTVGIKSYAYCLNHMPETGMYYGTTPYHARREGKEKEFVDSLPKHLQTYEQAMQFAPNQAYIGGLSYKEFEAAKTPWTENRLGDAKRYGKFGEIMPEDEFLGLMAACDEFELVWLEKGFAEAVSAKLAQDPVITESIVKRVVRPKNMQDLATIEAEVKERHGEYLRFGGKVVGCVRSGHAVDDCLFAHVLMENLANKASGVLSLLHLIKNSGLAPTDIDFIIECSEEGAGDMNQRAGGNFAKAIAEVAGCTNASGCDVRGFCAGPVNAMIAAASQVASGARKNCVVVAGGSIPKLYMNSRDHVKKGLLALEDCMGSFAALLVPDDGKNPVMRLDVLGKHTVGAGAAPQAVTSVLVYEPLQAAGLTFTDVDKFAAELHIPEITLPAGAGDVPLANIKMIAALAVMKKAIEKADMEAFIKKHGTVGFAHTQGHIPSGVPFVGFACEAIRDGSMKRAMVIGKGSLFLARLTNLADGASFIIEAPSGASAAGAVSKDDVKSLILEALSEIAGKLN
- the grdD gene encoding glycine/sarcosine/betaine reductase complex component C subunit alpha, translated to MSDEIRKIVGSALAEIIDAAKSGGPKAKIGLMAAGSELGSEELARGARLAQETYGNVKPVMIGPRIAGFEDLEWIETPDCEADISSTLEAALKDGRIAGAVALHFPFPLGVTTIGRVMTPGKGKAMILASTTGTSATVRGEAMLRNAIYGIATAKAMGIENPTVGILNVDTAQPVFRALTHLKEKGYPITFGASVRKDGGAVLRGNDILAGAVDVCVTDTLSGNVLMKMFSSFTTGGSYEATGWGYGPSCGEGWRNVVSIISRASGAPVIANALSYTASVVGGGLPDKVAAELAAAKRAGLEDEIAALTPKAECMEEVKAPPAEPTDDEVHGIDVLEIENAVRALWKANIYAESAMGCTGPVIKMPAKHVEKAKAILKENGYL